One Euphorbia lathyris chromosome 1, ddEupLath1.1, whole genome shotgun sequence DNA segment encodes these proteins:
- the LOC136223717 gene encoding uncharacterized protein isoform X4: MCEASQGHYQSLLNIQTGTMMDQVPDKHRERIVKSIAIFKDPLRWVICDAYTPAGKPICLEWSVAQFRLPEGVQHFVAFGHQKNTVVIIGMDGRELS, translated from the exons ATGTGCGAAGCAAGTCAAGG ACATTATCAAAGCCTGTTGAACATCCAAACTGGAACTATGATGGATCAAGTACCGGACAAGCACCGAGAGAGGATAGTGAAGTCTATA GCAATTTTTAAGGACCCACTCCGCTGG GTAATTTGTGATGCATACACTCCAGCTGGTAAGCCCATCTG TTTGGAGTGGTCAGTTGCTCAGTTCAGATTACCGGAAGGAGTGCAGCATTTTGTGGCATTTGGCCACCAAAAGAACACAGTTGTAATCATTGGCATGGATGGAAg AGAACTATCATAG
- the LOC136223717 gene encoding uncharacterized protein isoform X2 produces MCEASQGHYQSLLNIQTGTMMDQVPDKHRERIVKSIAIFKDPLRWVICDAYTPAGKPICLEWSVAQFRLPEGVQHFVAFGHQKNTVVIIGMDGSFYRCEFDPAFGGEMNQLEHHNFLQRLRSGENCPK; encoded by the exons ATGTGCGAAGCAAGTCAAGG ACATTATCAAAGCCTGTTGAACATCCAAACTGGAACTATGATGGATCAAGTACCGGACAAGCACCGAGAGAGGATAGTGAAGTCTATA GCAATTTTTAAGGACCCACTCCGCTGG GTAATTTGTGATGCATACACTCCAGCTGGTAAGCCCATCTG TTTGGAGTGGTCAGTTGCTCAGTTCAGATTACCGGAAGGAGTGCAGCATTTTGTGGCATTTGGCCACCAAAAGAACACAGTTGTAATCATTGGCATGGATGGAAg TTTCTATCGATGCGAGTTCGATCCTGCTTTTGGCGGAGAGATGAATCAGCTTGAACATCACAATTTCCTACAGAGATTGAGGTCAGGAGAGAATTGTCCCAAGTAG
- the LOC136223717 gene encoding uncharacterized protein isoform X3: MCEASQGHYQSLLNIQTGTMMDQVPDKHRERIVKSIVICDAYTPAGKPICLEWSVAQFRLPEGVQHFVAFGHQKNTVVIIGMDGSFFSFYRCEFDPAFGGEMNQLEHHNFLQRLRSGENCPK, translated from the exons ATGTGCGAAGCAAGTCAAGG ACATTATCAAAGCCTGTTGAACATCCAAACTGGAACTATGATGGATCAAGTACCGGACAAGCACCGAGAGAGGATAGTGAAGTCTATA GTAATTTGTGATGCATACACTCCAGCTGGTAAGCCCATCTG TTTGGAGTGGTCAGTTGCTCAGTTCAGATTACCGGAAGGAGTGCAGCATTTTGTGGCATTTGGCCACCAAAAGAACACAGTTGTAATCATTGGCATGGATGGAAg CTTCTTCAGTTTCTATCGATGCGAGTTCGATCCTGCTTTTGGCGGAGAGATGAATCAGCTTGAACATCACAATTTCCTACAGAGATTGAGGTCAGGAGAGAATTGTCCCAAGTAG
- the LOC136223717 gene encoding uncharacterized protein isoform X1, with protein MCEASQGHYQSLLNIQTGTMMDQVPDKHRERIVKSIAIFKDPLRWVICDAYTPAGKPICLEWSVAQFRLPEGVQHFVAFGHQKNTVVIIGMDGSFFSFYRCEFDPAFGGEMNQLEHHNFLQRLRSGENCPK; from the exons ATGTGCGAAGCAAGTCAAGG ACATTATCAAAGCCTGTTGAACATCCAAACTGGAACTATGATGGATCAAGTACCGGACAAGCACCGAGAGAGGATAGTGAAGTCTATA GCAATTTTTAAGGACCCACTCCGCTGG GTAATTTGTGATGCATACACTCCAGCTGGTAAGCCCATCTG TTTGGAGTGGTCAGTTGCTCAGTTCAGATTACCGGAAGGAGTGCAGCATTTTGTGGCATTTGGCCACCAAAAGAACACAGTTGTAATCATTGGCATGGATGGAAg CTTCTTCAGTTTCTATCGATGCGAGTTCGATCCTGCTTTTGGCGGAGAGATGAATCAGCTTGAACATCACAATTTCCTACAGAGATTGAGGTCAGGAGAGAATTGTCCCAAGTAG